Part of the Metarhizium brunneum chromosome 6, complete sequence genome is shown below.
CAAATTCTTCCGCCATGCTTAAAGAAGCACTTATCAACTTCGAATTCGTTCGAGTATTTGCACTGGAGTCTTATTTTAGTGGCAAGCAATCTTCAGCGGCAGACGAAGCTCTCCACGTTGGTATTAAGAAATCGCTTTACACAGGTCCTTTATTTGGTCTTTACCAATCTGTCATCATGCCCCTCACTGCTTTGGTCTTTTATTATGGCACCTTGATTGTAGCAACAGACCCGAGAACCAACGTGGATGAAATTCTTCAAGTCATCACCCTCTTGTTATTTTGCATTGGCAATACATTTGAGCTTCTTAATAACCTTCCCGAACTTGCAGCGTCTAAACAAGCAGCGGCAGATTTCTTGGAGTATGTTCAGTTACCCAAAGCTACTCAGCCGTCGCGATACTTGCCAAATCAGCCTTCCTCCCCGCTCCCAATTCAGATGCGTAATGTAGACTTCACGCCTGACCGGTCTTCTCCTAAAATTTTGGATGGCCTATCCCTTGACATCAATCCGGGCCAGTCTCTGGCAATAGTCGGCGCGTCTGGAAGTGGAAAGTCTACAGTATTATCGCTTCTGCTCGGGGTCAACACACCGAATCAGTTGTCACAGAACGAAGCAGAGGTCGACAGATTCGGGCTGAGTTTTGGTAATGTGCCCCTACCCAACATCGACATGGAATGCCTCCGTTCAACAATGGCGTACGTCCCGCAAAAGCCCTTTCTTTTTCCGGCCACCATTGCCGAAAATATTGCCTACGGGATTCAGTCGGCATCCTCGCAGTCTCTACAAGAGTCAGTTATCCAAGCCGCCAAAGCAGCAGGGATACATGAGTTCATCATTTCTCTTCCAAATGCGTATGAAACCGTCGTCGGCGATGGAGGCCAAACACTGTCAGGGGGCCAATCTCAACTGGTGAACATAGCGCGTGCCCTGGCAAGAAAGCCAAAACTTCTTATCCTGGATGAACCTACAAGCTCGCTAGATCCAGACAGCGCAGCCACAGTCCGTTCAGCGACATTGACCCTTATTCGATCGGCGCAAAGGAAGACCCGTGGCATGGCTGTCGTTGTGGCTACTCATTGTGTAAAAATGATGCAGGTTGTAGACGAGGTCGTGCTTCTCGACGCTGGTACAAAGGTTGACCAGGGGACATACACTTCATTGGTGGCAAATCGCGGCCCCTTGAGGCGACTTGTTCGTTACGGCGCAGAATGATATGTACCAGGAGGTTTAATTATTGTAGATGTGCCAGGAAGAGCTATACAAAGTTGAATAGAATACTAGCTAAATGATTTAACTTCTTCATGTCTTTGATGTGGCCAGAGCGGGCTAGATCGCAGATCTGTAGCATTAAGAGTCTCTATGAGTACTATATAAATGTCATCTCATCGTGACGAAAATGATGTATACAAATATTTTGTAACCTTGCAAATGCCTCTTCTCCATACACCTATTCTGGCCAATgagtatataaaaaatctatcTCCCTTTCTGTTTTATAGTGTATCTTCTCATCTTCGCTTAGATCGCAGAAAACTCTCCCATGTCAACCCGGGCTTTTGTGGCGTGGTGACTGGCCTGGGTCGAGTTGGTTCAACCCAAACAGCTcttgctcgtcttcttcttcgagaCACACGAGCAGATTCTTCGTCATGAGCTCTACTCATGAATTGCATGATTGCCGGGTCCTGACTCGGCGGAAGGCTGAaattgcttctttttcggATAATTGGGTCATCTTCCAGTGTCTTGGGATGGAGTTCCAAGACATTCTTGCCAACAGACCGACCCAACCTCGCAGCCTCGACTAATACTTGGAGGTCTACATCTTCATCAACCTCGCTGGAGCTTTCAGCAACCGCGCCCGATGCGTGCCCTCTGTGACCAGACGCTTCACTGTGCGTTGATCCACTTATAGGTCGCTTAGAGCCTGCTATGTCTTCACCGCCAGTCTTCCCACCACCAGTCTTCCCACCCTTGGTGGAAGAGGCCATCTCCCGAGAATCTTGATCCAGCTTCTCACGGCTGCGAATGTGTAAAATAGAGAGACAAGAGCACCATCCCTTGAATGGCTTGGTAATCCATCGAAGAAAGTGACCGACTCTTTGGAAAAAAGAGGCAACGTATCTGTCTGGCACCTGGCGGATCAACGCACCGAGAGGAAGGGTAAGTATTCCAAAAAGCATACTCCATCCCCACTGCGCTCCTGTCAGAGGCACAGTGTCAAAAGCCTCTCCACCtttgaagatgatgacaaACTGGCCTACCAGAGTGAGAACTTGGACACCAATGAACCAAGGATTGCGCAGCACTCCTTGGTACCAGATATCCAACTTGTTATCCACCCTTCGGCAATTGTGTTGATTGAAAAACTGCATCCAGACGTATATGTTGAACACTAGAGTCTGCAACTTTTCAATCTCCGATTGCGTATGCGGGTCAAATATTTCCCAGGCAGCATAGTGTACTGTAAAGATGACGGCAAGCTGATAGATAGCTTGCCCTAGGATCATTTTCCACATTGTGATGGTGATAATTGGAGCATTGCGGGGTTCTGGCTTGCGTTTAAGAAAGTCAGGCGAGGGAAGATCAGTAGCAAGACCCAAGGATGCAAATATGTCCATGATCAAGTTGATCCAGAGCAACTGAACTACTGTGAAGATGGAGTCACCGACGAGCTTCGAAATAATGGTGAGAGTACCAGCTGTGATGTTAATTGTGAATTGAAACTGTATTATTCTATTAGTTCATGTGCGAGAAAGGTTTAAAGAGCACACCATCTTCGCTACGCGATTCCTCACTTACTTGACAAAATTTTTTAACGGCATCATTAATTGTGCGACCCCAGCTCAAAGATTTCACAATGGAAGCAAAGTTATCATCAAGAAGAATAATAGACGCCGCCTCCTTGGCAACCTCGGTGCCCTGAATTCCCATTGCAAAACCAACATCTGCGGCTTTAAGAGCAAGGGCATCATTGGTGCCATCCCCTGTCACAGCAACAGTCTCCTTCATTGCTCGCAGACGGGTTACAAGGAGAAGCTTGTCTTCTGGACTCGATCTTGCCAAAACTTGAAGACGTGGAATCACCTCATCCAGCTGGGATTCGGAAAGCTTTCGGAAAGTTGGTCCATCCATCGCAACCCCGCCGCCTGAATAGATGCCGCATtcggcagcaacagccttAGCCGTTAGAAAGTTATCGCCAGTAACCATGCGGACAAACACTCCGGCGTCTTGGCATTTCTTGACCGAAGCGATAACCTCTTCACGCAGAGGATCACGGATGCCAAAAAACCCAATAAATATCAGTCCTGAAGCAAGCCATTCAAGGTTAATGGTAGCAGGATCATCATCGGGGCTTTCGAAAACTTCCGATTCATCAAAATCTTTGTACGCGATAGCTACTGGGCGCAACATGCTACTTGCATAGTCTTGAATTGTTGCCCGGAACCCAGTTCTATCATCTTCGGATAGGCGGACAGTTGTGAGTTGATATGTATGGTCCTCCAAAACATAAGCGCAATACTCAAACACGATTTCAGCGGCACCCTTGACTAGTAATCTATACCTTCCATTGGGAAGCCGGATGAGCACTGCCATCCACTTTCGGGAGGACTCGAATGGCAGCATGGTTAGAACCGGATTGTTGGCCCTCTCCGTTGTCAAAAGCCCCAATCCCAGGCGGTCCCGGCTAAATTTGAGTAGTGCAGTTTCGGTGCTGGAACCGAAATAGTCGGAGACTTTGGAGTCATCGCCTTCGAACGCAGTGGAATTCAGCGCAATGCTGTCTTTGATAAGGTCCTTGACTTCATATGACATGGCAGAAACGAGCTTCGTCGATCCTTCATTCCCGATTACAGCAGATCCCGGCTGAGGCTGCCCAGCTCCCACAACTGGAGAGTCCATGTCATTGAAAGTGCCGTCAAGACCAATGCGACCAGCAACAACTGTCATTTTATTCTGCGTAAGAGTGCCGGTCTTATCGGAACAGACACAGGTAGCATTGCCCATTACTTCGCACGAACGAATGAGTCGAACCAAATTGTTGTCACGAAGCATGCGTGTGGTAGCAAACGCAAGTGCGACGGTGACATTCAATGCCAAGCCCTCGGGTACTGTTATTATGACGACAGTTATAGACAAAATGAGAATATGGAAAAATTCCTCTGCCTTGTTGGACGGGCCTTTGCTTGCCATCCATTTCAGTCGAACCAAGTACCGGATGAACAAaatgacgaagaagatggcgCCAACAACGGCTCCAAACACTATGAGTTGCTTGCCTAGTCGCCCCAGTTTGGCTTGCAATGGCGTCTCCTCCACATCTTCACGCAGGGACATGAGAGTACGGCCATAAGTAGAGTTGGAGCCAACGGAGGTGACTAGGTAACGTCCTACGCCCCGGGTGACGGTAGTTCCGCTCAGTATGAAGGGATCGGCAAGTACGGCATGGGAGGCATCGTGGTCGCCAGGGACAGTCTTGTGTACCATGCCAGATTCGCCAGAGATGGAGGACTCGTTTATATGGAGACCCGAGGCCTGTAGAAGAACGCCATCAACAGCAACGACTTCGCCCGCTTCAATATGCATCACATCTCCGACATTGACTTCCTGTATAGATATGAGTTGCGCTCTCCCGGATCTGAAGACGGTTACTTCTCGATGTTTTTTGCGTTCGTTCAACTTTTCGAACTTGTGATTCTTCTGCCAGTCATTGGCGGCACTTGCAAGAACGATAATAACAATGGCAATGACAACAGTGACGCCATCAACCCACTCAATGTTGGACATTCCCTCCTCGGCGCTTACGGACTGATAGATGCCAATAGCCAAAGATATAGTGGCCGATATTGTG
Proteins encoded:
- the pmc1_3 gene encoding Calcium-transporting ATPase 2, producing MDSIAVKPIQRRDNHGPGPDQNARPLAEELREESPIPSNNFAFTPSQLHKLMTFRSLEALDYFGGTRGLAVGLRTDIAAGLSADETNLDGSVSFDEAVAAGREARSPVLQSVHPPSTHHAYHALRLGDGPDPHFADRKRIFGANRLPRRKQKSFFKLMWIAFNDKLLILLTISATISLAIGIYQSVSAEEGMSNIEWVDGVTVVIAIVIIVLASAANDWQKNHKFEKLNERKKHREVTVFRSGRAQLISIQEVNVGDVMHIEAGEVVAVDGVLLQASGLHINESSISGESGMVHKTVPGDHDASHAVLADPFILSGTTVTRGVGRYLVTSVGSNSTYGRTLMSLREDVEETPLQAKLGRLGKQLIVFGAVVGAIFFVILFIRYLVRLKWMASKGPSNKAEEFFHILILSITVVIITVPEGLALNVTVALAFATTRMLRDNNLVRLIRSCEVMGNATCVCSDKTGTLTQNKMTVVAGRIGLDGTFNDMDSPVVGAGQPQPGSAVIGNEGSTKLVSAMSYEVKDLIKDSIALNSTAFEGDDSKVSDYFGSSTETALLKFSRDRLGLGLLTTERANNPVLTMLPFESSRKWMAVLIRLPNGRYRLLVKGAAEIVFEYCAYVLEDHTYQLTTVRLSEDDRTGFRATIQDYASSMLRPVAIAYKDFDESEVFESPDDDPATINLEWLASGLIFIGFFGIRDPLREEVIASVKKCQDAGVFVRMVTGDNFLTAKAVAAECGIYSGGGVAMDGPTFRKLSESQLDEVIPRLQVLARSSPEDKLLLVTRLRAMKETVAVTGDGTNDALALKAADVGFAMGIQGTEVAKEAASIILLDDNFASIVKSLSWGRTINDAVKKFCQFQFTINITAGTLTIISKLVGDSIFTVVQLLWINLIMDIFASLGLATDLPSPDFLKRKPEPRNAPIITITMWKMILGQAIYQLAVIFTVHYAAWEIFDPHTQSEIEKLQTLVFNIYVWMQFFNQHNCRRVDNKLDIWYQGVLRNPWFIGVQVLTLVGQFVIIFKGGEAFDTVPLTGAQWGWSMLFGILTLPLGALIRQVPDRYVASFFQRVGHFLRWITKPFKGWCSCLSILHIRSREKLDQDSREMASSTKGGKTGGGKTGGEDIAGSKRPISGSTHSEASGHRGHASGAVAESSSEVDEDVDLQVLVEAARLGRSVGKNVLELHPKTLEDDPIIRKRSNFSLPPSQDPAIMQFMSRAHDEESARVSRRRRRARAVWVEPTRPRPVTTPQKPGLTWESFLRSKRR